The sequence below is a genomic window from Acidaminococcales bacterium.
TTAAAATATGCGCCTCTATCCGGCGCTCCCGCACGGCAAAAGTAGGGTTGTTGCCAACGCTGACAACCGCCGGCAAATTCTTTTTGCCTATTTTCACTACGGCGGCGTATACTCCGTCCGCCGGGACAGTTTGATTTTTCGGCGCTATTTTAAGGTTTGCCGTCGGAAACCCGAGCGTGCGTCCGCGCGCGTTGCCCCGGACGACTTCGCCGCTCAAAGCGTAATGGCGGCCTAAAAGTTTGCAGGCATTCTCAATGTTGCCGGCAATTATGTATTTGCGGATGTTTGTGCTGCTGACAACTATATCGTCAACTTTTACCAGATCCTGCACGATAACGTCAAAGCCGTATTTCTCTCCGTCGCGCGTCAAAGTCGCGGCCGTGCCCGCGCCTAAGTAACCGTAAGAATAATTGTTTCCCACTACTATGCAGGAGGGCGCAAAATATTTATTCAACGTAAGGATAAATTGCGCGGAACTGATCGCTGCGAAGTTTTTATCGAAATACATATTGAAGAGCACGTCTATGGAGAGTTTGCGCAAAAGCCCTTTTTTCCGGCTTTCGGAACAAAGCATGGAAGGCGTCCTTTCAGGAGCGATCAGTGCCAGCGGATGATTCTTGAAAGAAAATACCACGGTTTTTTGGCCATGTTCGCGGGCGTACTGTTTGGCGGTATTTATTATATCGACATGTCCCAAGTGTATTCCGTCGAAAGTTCCCAAGGCCAAAACGCAACCTCTAAAGTCTGGCGGAAAATCCTCAAATTTGCTCAATACTCGCAATTTTTATAATACCTCGTCTCAAAAATATCGTTAGCCGTAAACACAAAGCAAACGCCGACAATAAGGCGGCTCATCCCGCTATAACAATAACTCATTCGGTGCCGCCCTTTGGCTGCCGCCAAAGGGCGGTTTCTACCGAAATACCGCCTAAATACCGCGCATTTTGCGTACAGCGAATCGATTGGTTTCCGTAAATGCGCAATTTAATTGGCGGACAAACAGCGGCAAAACGGTCATTTAAGAACTTTACGCGCCCGGAGCGTTTGCCCGTCCGACTCCCCTATTCCCAAAAAGCCGCCGTCAGGCGCATATATGCTGACAATACCGTCAGGCGGATGCTCTAAGGTTGTTTTCATTCCCCGGCAAAACCGCGCCGCTTGATTTGGAGAGAGCGCAAGCCTTGGCAGATGCCCCAAAGCGCAGTCGATGGGCAAAACACAGGCGCGCGGATTGGCCGCTATTTCCTCTAATGTGTTCGTTTTGTCTATGGCAAAAATCCCCGCGCGAATCCTGAGCAAAAAAGTCATGACCGCACAGGTGTTCAGTTCGGCGGCCAAATCTTCCAAAAGGGTACGGATGTAAGTGCCTTTGCCGCAATCTATTTCCAGGAGAATTTCATTTTTTGTCA
It includes:
- a CDS encoding bifunctional riboflavin kinase/FAD synthetase, with product MSKFEDFPPDFRGCVLALGTFDGIHLGHVDIINTAKQYAREHGQKTVVFSFKNHPLALIAPERTPSMLCSESRKKGLLRKLSIDVLFNMYFDKNFAAISSAQFILTLNKYFAPSCIVVGNNYSYGYLGAGTAATLTRDGEKYGFDVIVQDLVKVDDIVVSSTNIRKYIIAGNIENACKLLGRHYALSGEVVRGNARGRTLGFPTANLKIAPKNQTVPADGVYAAVVKIGKKNLPAVVSVGNNPTFAVRERRIEAHILNFAEDIYGKTLQLSFVARIRDEKKFADIDELIFNIKRDVAFAQNLGAAYN